The DNA window GGAGACGGGCGAGCAATCAGCGCGGCGTCAGGAGCGCGAGCGGCAGGATGCACTCCTCCGGCGTCACGCCGCCGTGGAGGAACGACCCGCGGTAGCGGCTCTGGTACTCGCGCAGCTTGGTCGGGTAGACGAAGAAGGTGTCGCCCACCGCCATCAGCGTGTTGCCGCCGTAGCCGCGCTTCGGGAGCTTGAGGTCGTCGGCGTTGCTGAACGACAGCGCATGCTCCGGGCGCTCGGCGCGCAGGTCCTCGCCGAACTTGTAGCGCAGGTTGGCCGTCGCGTCGCGCTTGGCGAACACGGTCGCCGGCGTGTTGCAGTGGATCGAGCCGTGGTCGCTCGTCAGCAGCACCGGGATCTTCCGCCGCGCCGCCTCCTTCAGGAGCGCCAGCAGCGCCGAGCGCTCGAACCACTGGCGCGTGATCTGGCGGAGGGCCACCTCGTCGCGCGCCACCTCGTACAGGATCATCGACTCCGAGCGCCCGTGCGTCAGCAGGTCGATGAAGTTGAACACGAACGCGCTCACGCCCTCGGCCACCAGCGCGCCCTGCAGGTGCCGCTCGAGGTCGTCCGAGTCGGCGGCGCTGGAGATCTTGTGGTACTTGACCGGCGTGGGCCCACGCAGGGCCTTGAGCTGCAGGTCGAGCAGCTCGCGCTCGTGCGCGTTGAGCGTCTCGTCCTCGCGCTCGCCCCACCAGCCGGGGTGCCTGGCCGCCATCTCCGACGGATAGAGCCCGCTGAAGAGCGCGTTGCGCGAGTACGGCGTCGCCGTCGGCAGGATCGAGAAGTAGTGCGTCGTCTCGACGTCGAACCACTGCGTGAGCAGCGGCTCGAGGATCATCCACTGGTCCAGGCGCAGGCAGTCGACGACCACGAACGCGGCGGACTTCGAGCCGTGCAGCAGCGGCAGCAGGAACTCGGGGACGATGTCGACCGAGAGCGCCGGGCGCTCCACGCGCGGGCCGCGCAGCCAGGCCGGGTATTCGGTCTTCAGGTAGCCCGCGAACTCGCGCCGCATGTCGGGATAGAGCCCCCGCAGCGAGTCGTAGAGCGAGCGCTCGCCCGCGGCCGCGAGGTCCACGTCCCAGCGCGTCAGCTCGGCGAAGCGGTCCACCCAGCCGCGCCAGTCGAGATCGCGGTCGCGCTCCAGCTCCAGCGCGCGGAACCGCTCGACGAAGGCGCGCGAGATCGCCTGCGATCGGATCTGCGACCCCTCGAGGATCTTCGCGACCGAGGTGAGCACCTGGCGCGGGCTCACCGGCTTGACGAGGTAGTCGCGGACGTTGACGCCGATCGCCTCGCGGAAGGTCGCGTCCTCCTCGCTCTTGGTGACCATCACCACGGGGAGGTTCGGCGCCAGCTCGATGATCTCGCGGTAGACCTCGAGGCCGCGCTTGCCGGGCATCTGCTCGTCGAGCAGGACGAGGTCGAACGGCTGCCGCTGGACGAGGTCGACGGCGTCGTCGGCGTTGGTGGCCCACTCGACGGCGTAGCCCTTCTCCCGCAGGAAGATCCCATGCGGCTCGAGCAGCTCGGCCTCGTCGTCGACCCAGAGGATGGACTTGGGGGGAGTGGGCATGCCTTCAACCTAACAGCCTGAAACGGCGGAGGACGGTGGGGCGGAGAACGGTGAGGCGGAAGACGATGGGGCGTGAAACGCCACGGCGGACCTCTCGGCCTGACGCTTCAGGCTCGAAGGATCCCCCACCGTCTCACGCCGTTCGGTCCTCCGCGGTTCCGTTCTCCGCCCCACCGTCCTCCGCCGTTGGAAGCCCGTCTATATTTGGGGTCTGCCCGTCACGCCCCACCCTCCCCCGGTTCGAGCTCAGGTCAAGATGGCTGGCCACAGCAAATGGAAGACGATCAAGCGCGCGAAGGCGGCCACCGACGCGAAGCGCAGCGCGGTGTTCACCAAGCTGATCCGTGAGATCACCGTCGCGGCCAAGGGCGGCGGGGGCGATCCGGAGCACAACCCGCGGCTCCGCCTCGCCATCGACACGGCCCGCGGCTCCTCGATGCCCAAGGAGAACATCGAGCGCGCCATCAAGAAGGGCACGGGTGAGCTCGAGGGCGTGGACTACCAGGAGATCATGTACGAGGCGTACGGCCCCGGCGGCGTCGCGCTCATGATCCTGACGCTGACCGACAACCCGACGCGCACCGTCGCGGACATCCGCCACAAGCTGTCGCGCAACGGGGGCAACATGGGCACGTCGGGCTCCGTGGCCTTCATGTTCGACCGCAAGGGACAGCTGCTGCTCGACCCTGCGCTCGACGAGGACACGGCGATGGAGGCCGCCCTGGAGGCCGGCGCCGAGGACTTCGCGCGCGACGACGACCAGAACCTCGTCACGACCGACCCGGCGTCGCTGCACGCCGTGCGCGCGGCGCTCGAGGCGAAGGGGCTCACCACCAGCGACGTCCAGCTGACCTGGGTGCCGAAGAGCACCGTGCGGGTCGAGGGCGCCGACGCGCAGCAGCTGGTGAAGCTGCTGGAGGCTCTCGAGGACCTGGACGACGTGCAGAAGGTCGAGGGCAACTTCGACATCGACGCCGACGCGATGGCGGAGGCGTGAGCGCGGCGCCGGGCGCCCCGTCGCCCGGCGCACCGCGCCCGGCGGCGAGGAGGATCTGATGCTGGTCCTCGGGATCGATCCGGGCACCGCCACGACCGGCTACGGCGTGGTGCAGGGCGACCGCGGGGGCCTCGTGCGCCTCGTGGAGTGCGGCGTCGTGCGGACGCGCGCCCGCGATCCGCTCCCCTCGCGGCTGCGCGAGATCTACGAGGGCGTGCAGGAGCTGATCGCGCGCCACCGCCCCGACGCCCTGGCCGTCGAGAGCATCTTCTACGCGAAGAACGTCCGCACCACGATCACCCTCGGCCACGCGCGCGGCGTGATCCTGCTGGCCGGCGAGCTGGCGGGCCTCACGGTGCACGAGTTCCCGCCGGCCGAGATCAAGAAGGCCGTCGTCGGCACCGGCGCGGCCACCAAGGAGCAGGTGCAGTTCATGCTGACGCGCCTGCTCCGCCTGAAGGCCGTGCCCTCGCCCTCCGACGCCGCCGACGGCGTGGCGGCGGCGCTCACGTACTGCATGGCCCCCCACCTCCCGACCGCCCCGAACGCCGTGTCCCCTGCCCCCCGCCCCCGTCCGCTCGCCCGCGAGGTCCAGCCGTGATCGCGCACGTCGCCGGCCGCATCGTCGCCAAGGAGCTGGACCGGGTCGAGCTGCTCACCAAGGGCGGCGTCGGGTACGAGCTGTTCATCCCCCTCTCCACCTACGAGGGGCTGCCCAAGCTCGGCGAGGACGCCGCGCTGCACACGCACCTCGTGGTGAAGGAGGACGGCTGGCAGCTGTTCGGCTTCGCCACCGCGTTCGAGCGCCGCGTCTTCCAGAAGGTGCTCGCGGCCAAGGGCGTGGGCCCGGCGCTGGCGATCGGGATGCTCTCCACGCTGACGGCCGAGCGGCTGGTGCGCGCGATCCGCGAGAAGGACATCGCGACGCTGCAGGGCGTGCCGCGCGTGGGGCGCAAGAAGGCGGAGCAGCTGATCCTCGACCTGGCGGACAAGCTGGACCAGCTGCAGGTCGACACCACGCCCGGCGCGCGCCCCGAGGGGGCGTCGGCCGACGACGCGATCCGCGCGCTCGTCTCCCTGGGCTACACGACCGGCGACGCGGAGCGCGCCGTGAAGGCGGCGATCGACGCGGGCGGCAAGAAGATGTCGGCGACGGAGCTGATCCGGGCCAGCCTCTCGCGCATCGGGGCGCGCTGAGATGCGAGCGAACATGCGATACCTCGTCCTTCCCGCCGTGCTGCTCGCCGCCGCGTGCGCCGGAGACCCGGCCACGCGCGAGCAGCCGGCCGCCGACAGCGCGGCGGCCCCGCCGCCGGCCGCGCTCCCGCCGGACACGGCGCCTCGCCGCCAGGTCGTCGCGGCCACCTCCACCTCCATCCAGATCACGCCGAGCGTGGTCGCGGGCGGCGGGCAGTTCGTCGTGCGCTTCTCGATCCGCAACGACAACGCGGACACGGTGCGCATGACGCAGTCGTGCGACGCGCCGGCGATCTTCCGGATCCGCCACGCCGAGGCGGCGCCGGAGAGCCCGCCGCTGGAGGCGTCGAGCTGCAGGCCCGGGGAGACCCGGCACGTCGTGCCACCCGGGGCGGAGCTGGTGCTGCAGCTGCCGTCGCTGGCGCAGGCGGGCCGTCCGCCGCGGCCGCTCCCGCCGGGGCTCTACGTCGTGGAGGCGAAGCCGAACGTCTTCGAGATCGACGGCCGCCCGATCGAGCTGCGCGCGGTCTCGGGCGAGCTGCGGGTACGCTAGCACGGGCGTGGCGGCGACCGGGCGCGCGGCGCGCGCCCGAAAATCGCGATGGCGCCTTTCCGCGCCGACACGTATAGACAGATGTGTGGGCGCCGCTCAGCCCACCTGTCGCACCCGTGCCGGAGAAGTCGCCGCATGCCGTCCATCCGTCCGAGCCCGACCCGCGCGCCACGCGCGCACCGCGCCGCCCGCACCATTCTCCCCCTCGCGGCGCTCCTGGCCGCGGCCGGCGCGTGCGGCGCCGCCTCCCCCGCGGGCCCGAGCGGTCCCGACGCTCCCGGCGAGTCGCCCAGCGCCGACGTCTCCACGGCGAGCGTCGAGAAGGACGGGCTGGTGGCGACGCTGAAGCTCTCGCCCTCGTCCGTGCGTTCGGGCGGCGCATTCACGGTGCGGTTCGCGCTCGTGAACCGCTCTCGGAAGACCGTCCAGGTCACGCTGACCTGCACCGCGCCCGCGTACCTCGCGCTGCGCGCCGCGTCCGGCGGTGACGCGCTCAACTCCTCAGGGTGCGGCCAGGCGATCACGACGCGCACGCTCGCGCCGAACGGCGAGGTGGCGATGAGCCTTCCCTGGCGCGCGGAGGCGAGCGGCTATCCGTCGGGGCAGCCGCTGCCGGCCGGGCGCTACGTCCTGGAGGCCGCGCCGACCGTGTCGCACGTCGACGGTCAGGCGCTCACGCTGGCGCCGCTGCGCGCGGAGCTGCGGGTGCGGTGAGCGCGAACGTCGGGCGGCCCGGGTGCTCCACGCACCCGGGCCGCCCGACGATGCAGCGCTGCGAGCGTCCGCGACGGCTAGAGGCCGCTCAGGTCGATCAGCACGAGCGGACCGAGCGACGTCGGGTCGACGTCGGCGGAGAGCGGAGTGGTGAGGTCGTCGAGCTGGATGTTCGAGTACGCCACATCCGCGAGCACGCGCCGCTGGCCGCTGGGGCACTCGAAGTCGCCCGGGCCGGGCACGCCGAAATCGAGCGAGGCGACGACGTTGCCGTTCTTGACGACGAACGTCCCCTCGGCGGTGACCTGCGCGTTGATCGTGCGCTTGTTGGCCGCGTTCGGGTTCTTCGCGCCGCCGTTGATGCACGCGTAGGTCGCCTGGCCGTCCGCCGAGGCGCGGTAGTCGATGGCGGAGCCGCTCGACAGGCCGGCCTCCTTCCACGCGACGTGACCCACCCCGTCGTTGGAGAGCGACGCATCGGCGTAGATGAAGTGCGGGTTGCCGCCGCTGCCGTCGCGCGCGAGGGACGGGGACGCGGACGGCGACGTCAGCGTGCGGCCTGCGTCGTTGCACGCCGCGATCATGACGAGACCGATCGCGTAGACGAGGAGAGAGCGCTGCATCGGGTCACCTCTCGGTGGGGGCTGCCGGCCCTCGGGCCGGCGCGGAGCTCGACGTCTCGGTCCGGAGTCGCGCGTGCGTGATGCGAGGGTGGTCGCGTCCGCGAGCAGCGGTCGCGCGAGCGCGGGCATCTCGAGCGTGCGCCACAGTAGTCCGCGCATTCACATCACGCATGGGCAGCGGATGCCCATACGCCATGCGGAGCGCGTCCTCATCTTGCCTCGCATCGCGAACCTTCCTATCTAGGGACGACGTCTCGCGACGCGCACGCATCACGCAGCAGCATGCCGTCGCATGCATCCGTTGTCGGACCCGATTCGCGTGTCGAATCGGTCATGCGTATCGAAGTCGTCATGAGTATCGACTTCGACACGCGGGCCACGCGACACACCGCATCCACGGACCGCCTCGCACGGAGTCCCGCGTGCGCATCGCGCTGACGCCAGTCGAGACCGCACGACTCGGCGACGTGCTCTCGCTGCTGCTGTCGCCTCCCCTGCATCAGGACGCGGACTGCTGGCGCGCGGAGCTCGCCCGCCTGCTGCGCACGCTGATCGGCGCGCCGATGGCAGCGCTGACCGTGGAGACCGCGGACGGCGCGCGCACCTACGGCGACGAGGTGGACCCGCGCGCCGTGCGCGCGTACGAGCACCGCTTCCGCGCGCTCGACCTCGGCCGCCACCGGCTGCGAGCGCTCGGCCTCGAGCTGTGGAGCCGCGAGCGGCTCTGGTCGCACGCCCAACTGCAGCAGAGCGAGTACTACAACGACTTCGCGCGGCCGTATGCGCTGCACGATGCGGTGGGGCTCGCGGTCGAGCTGCGGAGCGCGCGCACGCACGTGATGGCCTCGCTGCTGCACGACCAGCCGGTGCGCAGCCCGACGCAGCGCGAGCGGCAGCTGGCGCTGCTCGGCCTCGTCCGCCCCGCGTTCCGCGCGGGCATGGTGGCACACCTGCGCGACGCGACGGGCCCGCTGGCGGCGTGCCGCGATCCGCGCGCGGGGCTGATCGACGCGGCCGACGAGCCGCAGGCGCTGTACAGCCGCGACGGGGAGCTCCTCTACCGCAACCGCGCGATGGCGGCGGCGCTCGACGACGGCCACCGCGGCGCGCTGCGGCACGCGGTGTTCGAGGCGGTGCGCGCGGCGCTGGCCACGGCGGCGGACGCGCCCGACGCGCCGCGCGCCGCCACGCGCGCCGTGCGCACGGCCACGGCGACCTACCGCGTGCGGGCGGGCGTCGTGGTGAGCGACGCCGACGGGCGCGGCTCCTCCGTGCTCGTCTCGCTGCGCCGCCACGAGGCCGCGACGGCCACCGCCGACGAGCTGCGCGCGCGCTTCGGCCTCACGGGCCGCGAGGCGCAGGTCGCGGTGCTGCTGCTCCAGCGCCGCTCGAACGCGGAGATCGCCGAGGCGCTGGAGCTGAGCGAGCACACCGCGCGGCACCACACGGAGCGCGTCCTCCACAAGCTCGGCGTCAAGTCGCGGATGGCGCTGGCGGACGCCCTGACGGCGCCGCGCTGAGCGGGCACGGCCGCGGCGGCTGGCCCCGCGGCGCCTTGACGCCCCGTGCCCCGCCCGCTCATTTCGCGGCGTCCCGTCGCTCCCGGCGCCGCGTGTGCCGCGAGCGCGCCCGTCCCGACCTCCACCCGCCTCTCGTGGTCTCCTCCCGCGCCTCGACCTTCACGGAGAGCGTCATCCGCGAGATGACGCGCGTCGCGCAGCAGCACGGCGCGATCAACCTGGCCCAG is part of the Roseisolibacter agri genome and encodes:
- a CDS encoding response regulator, which produces MPTPPKSILWVDDEAELLEPHGIFLREKGYAVEWATNADDAVDLVQRQPFDLVLLDEQMPGKRGLEVYREIIELAPNLPVVMVTKSEEDATFREAIGVNVRDYLVKPVSPRQVLTSVAKILEGSQIRSQAISRAFVERFRALELERDRDLDWRGWVDRFAELTRWDVDLAAAGERSLYDSLRGLYPDMRREFAGYLKTEYPAWLRGPRVERPALSVDIVPEFLLPLLHGSKSAAFVVVDCLRLDQWMILEPLLTQWFDVETTHYFSILPTATPYSRNALFSGLYPSEMAARHPGWWGEREDETLNAHERELLDLQLKALRGPTPVKYHKISSAADSDDLERHLQGALVAEGVSAFVFNFIDLLTHGRSESMILYEVARDEVALRQITRQWFERSALLALLKEAARRKIPVLLTSDHGSIHCNTPATVFAKRDATANLRYKFGEDLRAERPEHALSFSNADDLKLPKRGYGGNTLMAVGDTFFVYPTKLREYQSRYRGSFLHGGVTPEECILPLALLTPR
- a CDS encoding YebC/PmpR family DNA-binding transcriptional regulator, translated to MAGHSKWKTIKRAKAATDAKRSAVFTKLIREITVAAKGGGGDPEHNPRLRLAIDTARGSSMPKENIERAIKKGTGELEGVDYQEIMYEAYGPGGVALMILTLTDNPTRTVADIRHKLSRNGGNMGTSGSVAFMFDRKGQLLLDPALDEDTAMEAALEAGAEDFARDDDQNLVTTDPASLHAVRAALEAKGLTTSDVQLTWVPKSTVRVEGADAQQLVKLLEALEDLDDVQKVEGNFDIDADAMAEA
- the ruvC gene encoding crossover junction endodeoxyribonuclease RuvC; this encodes MLVLGIDPGTATTGYGVVQGDRGGLVRLVECGVVRTRARDPLPSRLREIYEGVQELIARHRPDALAVESIFYAKNVRTTITLGHARGVILLAGELAGLTVHEFPPAEIKKAVVGTGAATKEQVQFMLTRLLRLKAVPSPSDAADGVAAALTYCMAPHLPTAPNAVSPAPRPRPLAREVQP
- the ruvA gene encoding Holliday junction branch migration protein RuvA — its product is MIAHVAGRIVAKELDRVELLTKGGVGYELFIPLSTYEGLPKLGEDAALHTHLVVKEDGWQLFGFATAFERRVFQKVLAAKGVGPALAIGMLSTLTAERLVRAIREKDIATLQGVPRVGRKKAEQLILDLADKLDQLQVDTTPGARPEGASADDAIRALVSLGYTTGDAERAVKAAIDAGGKKMSATELIRASLSRIGAR
- a CDS encoding helix-turn-helix transcriptional regulator, with amino-acid sequence MRIALTPVETARLGDVLSLLLSPPLHQDADCWRAELARLLRTLIGAPMAALTVETADGARTYGDEVDPRAVRAYEHRFRALDLGRHRLRALGLELWSRERLWSHAQLQQSEYYNDFARPYALHDAVGLAVELRSARTHVMASLLHDQPVRSPTQRERQLALLGLVRPAFRAGMVAHLRDATGPLAACRDPRAGLIDAADEPQALYSRDGELLYRNRAMAAALDDGHRGALRHAVFEAVRAALATAADAPDAPRAATRAVRTATATYRVRAGVVVSDADGRGSSVLVSLRRHEAATATADELRARFGLTGREAQVAVLLLQRRSNAEIAEALELSEHTARHHTERVLHKLGVKSRMALADALTAPR